GCTCCGGCTTCGCCTCCAGGAACGGGAGGCCCTTGAGGTCGAGGATGATCTCGTAGATGCTGGGGTTGAACGCGTCGCCGACGGTCTTGGCGATGAGGAGGACGAACATGGTgattgggaggaggaggaggttgttGGTGAGCTCGAGGAAGATGACGACGAGCGACACGGTCATCCGCATGGACCCCGACatgagcgccgccgcgccgagcacGGCGTATAGGCCGTGGTCGATGCGGGCGAACCGCGACAGCACGAGCGCCGTGACGCGGCCGTAGGCGGAGCCCATGAGGATGATGGGGAGGAAGAGCCCCGAGGGGACGGCGATGCCGAAGGTGAAGAGGCCCAGGACGCAGTAGACGGCGAAGAAGATGAGCAGCGAGTCGAGCCTGAACTCGCCGGCGGTGCCCGTGGAGAAGATGTTCCGCGTCGCGTCGACGTTGGTGGCGTGGAGGAGGGTGGCGAGGTCGTTGTAGTGGCCCTCGGGGCAGTTGAACCGCTTGAAGTTGCCGCTCTTCCCCAGCGTCGGGCACGCGCCGCCGAACGCCGGGTCGCACGGCGTGCACGGCACGGCGAACGGCGTCACGTACAGCAGCGCCGACGTGAGCGCGCACACGGCGAGCGCCAGGGCGAGCTTCGCGGCGCGGCCCTTCTCGTTGATGAGGTTGTACACGCGGAGCACCTTGTGGAGGACGTGGTTGTACAGCGCGCCGAGGACGCCGCCAAGCACGCCGACGATGGTCAccgggaggaggtcgccggcgtgGTACCGGACGGCGACGTCGCCGACGTCGAACAGGATGAGCCCGCCCTCGCCGAACAGACCGCACCGCCCGTTCCTGCACACCTCGATGAACccgcggaggacgacgacgacggtggccgTGCTGAAGAAGGTGCGCCACAGCAGCGCGCTCCGCCACCACGTCGCCACCTCCTCCAGCGCGAACAGCACGCCGCCGACGGGCGCCCGGAACGCCGCGCACACGCCCGACGACGCGCCGCAGGTGATCAGGTCGCGCCGGTCGCGGTCGTTGTCGAAGTAGCGCAGCCACCGCAACCGGAGGCGGTGCCGGCCGGAGCCGCCCTGGCTCAGCAAGTTCGCCAGGCACGCGCCGATGTGCACCAGTGGCCCTTCCTTCCCGAGATCCAGCCCCGACGACACCGCGCAGATGCTACCGATGATCTGCGATGATCATACATTTTTTTCTACTCGTCAGTGTGTGCGCGTCTGCCGTTTaatcgaaaaaaaaatgttgttccGACACGTTGGAGAAgtgtgacattttttttttgtgacctTGACAATGAGCTGCGGCGCGCCGAACATGTTGGGCGTGTCGACGCCGTTGAGGTAGGCCTTGATCTCCGGGATGCCGGGGCCGGCGGCGGTCGGGGCGAAGACGACGCAGAGCATGGCGGCGATGAACGTCAGGCCGAAGTTGACGCCGGCGAAATACAAGAAACCGGCCCAGTATCTGCAGTAGGGTGACGGCAAATTTTTCACCATCAAGAACTCGTCGCCggcgatgaggaagaagaaggaggagttGTGGGCTTAACTTTTCTTGCGGACGAGCTGCACCATGTGGAGCATCTTGAGGCCGGAGATGTTCTCGATGGCGAGGTTGATGAGCGACGCGATGACGCCGGTGAGGAGGCCGACGAGGAACGCCATGGCCCACTTGAGGAAGATGTACTGCAGCACCTCCACGTTCGATCGCCTCCTCCAGTCGTGCTTGAACAGATCATTCTCGATAATTCTACCAAATTCACACATcacaaattgaaaaaaaatgcaagaacAGATTAATTAAACCAACCGATCGAGAATCAACAAATCAAGAATCCAAGAATTGATGGACTCGTGATCGAGCACGGTGAATTAgacatggaggaggaggaggagaaaatgCTCACTCGTAGTCGAGGCTCTCGATGTGGGAGACCTTGGCGCCAACCATGGCGAGGTGGCTGGCCGTTAGCGTGTTGCTCCGCTTCAGAAGCGGCTGCTCCAGCGAGCTCATGGCCGCATTGCCCGTGCACCCGGGGTCCTCGGCGTCGGTGACTCCGTCCTCGAGCTTGCGctccggctcgccggcggcgagcctcgGGCTCTGCTCCTCCTCCATGGACAGAGCTCTGCTTCTTGGAGCAGCTCAGAAACAACAAGATGAgatatgtgtgtgtatgtgtgttggGACAATTGGAGGGAGGGGACCGTTTCAATGCTCTTATCTGTGGTTCTGCAAGCAATAGTGGTGAGGTGTCCTCATATAGGggaataaaatatttattttgggggtgtttttgcaaaaaaaaatattgttgttTTGCCTAGTTGATCATTTCACATGGATTTGAAATTTTCATGTTTGATTGAGTTTATGTTGGCAATTTGGTGCAAGATAGGGCCATTGGATTAGTCTGATGAAGAACAAATTCTTTGCATTGAGGGGGCAGGGGCATGCCCTTTGGGGAGCTAGGAAGGGTTTCTCTTTTGCATAAAGTGAAGGGTGAAATGTAGACAGCTCACTTGATGCCCACTTGGTCTTGGACTCTTGGTgacaattattatttttactatGGACAAATGGGATCTTGTGAAGTGGATTCAGAGAACCATCTCAAAGGATGCCAACAACAAAGCAACAGTGGTTGTCAGTATCTATGCTGGGTTGAACTTTCCAAAGGTTTTGGCTCAGATATATTCAGGGTTGATAAGGTTGCCATTTGATTAATTAGCAGGTCCATCCTGCAAATCATCAACAATTGGAATGTTGTCTTGCTAACCATTCTATCATTCtttgccaaaaaaggaaaaagaaaaagagaagccATTCTATCATCAGACAACACTTGCTCTTCTAGATATGAGATGCAAAAAATTCAGCTTCTGTTCAACTCCATTTTGATTTGTCTAATAAAATTTCTGTCCCTAATATAGCGCGCTATGAGTCTATCTTGCTATTTCACGTCAAAATAATTTTCAGTCCCTAAGAAAACCAGGTTACAAAGTGTCAATGGAGTTGATGGAGAACTAAAAAATCCGGTTGTGCCAATGCAAGAGTTGTGGTAAGATGACATGACCATGAAACAGAAGAAATGTGATTATTCTTATTTTTCACAACAGCGATGCTTATAGTCATAGGTACAAGTTAAGAAAGTCCAACAGAGTACAATAATTTGTGGGACCTAAAGATGAATTTCTTATGTTTGGAGACTTACATGTCAATTCCTCTAAGGTTTAAACTTACCATTCTTTTTGTACATAGCATGATGTAGTGCACTTTTGTCTTCAAAACGTGTCTAATACGCAGTACCTGAATCACTAAGTATGTCTCAGTAATAATATGTTTGCATGTGTCTGACAAGCATCAGTTAAATCTTTGTCTAAAAGTATCAGTTAAATACTTTATGCTCTGTCTGCCACACGTGCTTATCAGGCAAAAACACTGTTTATGATTATGATTTACTACGGTCACTGTTTGGTTGAGATCCTTCGATGTTTCTCCGTAGTTATGGTGAAAGCTCAAGAAGGCAAGCATATCTATTTTAATCATTACTGTATATGTCCATTTAAGTTCAGGGATTAGATCGTATTATCTGTTAGATGTGAA
This genomic window from Oryza sativa Japonica Group chromosome 12, ASM3414082v1 contains:
- the LOC4352132 gene encoding chloride channel protein CLC-b isoform X2, which codes for MLCVVFAPTAAGPGIPEIKAYLNGVDTPNMFGAPQLIVKIIGSICAVSSGLDLGKEGPLVHIGACLANLLSQGGSGRHRLRLRWLRYFDNDRDRRDLITCGASSGVCAAFRAPVGGVLFALEEVATWWRSALLWRTFFSTATVVVVLRGFIEVCRNGRCGLFGEGGLILFDVGDVAVRYHAGDLLPVTIVGVLGGVLGALYNHVLHKVLRVYNLINEKGRAAKLALALAVCALTSALLYVTPFAVPCTPCDPAFGGACPTLGKSGNFKRFNCPEGHYNDLATLLHATNVDATRNIFSTGTAGEFRLDSLLIFFAVYCVLGLFTFGIAVPSGLFLPIILMGSAYGRVTALVLSRFARIDHGLYAVLGAAALMSGSMRMTVSLVVIFLELTNNLLLLPITMFVLLIAKTVGDAFNPSIYEIILDLKGLPFLEAKPEPWMKDLTVGELAAAKPRAVALQVVERVSTVVEALRATRHNGFPVLDRPRPGVSELHGLVLRSHLVAALRKRWFLPERRRTEEWEAREMFSSAELADKCGGVDELEISPEEMGMYVDLHPLTNTTPYTVVETMSVAKAVVLFRSVALRHMLIMPKFQGPEISPIVGILTRQDLIAHNILGAFPHLASKRKTH
- the LOC4352132 gene encoding chloride channel protein CLC-a isoform X1, giving the protein MEEEQSPRLAAGEPERKLEDGVTDAEDPGCTGNAAMSSLEQPLLKRSNTLTASHLAMVGAKVSHIESLDYEIIENDLFKHDWRRRSNVEVLQYIFLKWAMAFLVGLLTGVIASLINLAIENISGLKMLHMVQLVRKKRYWAGFLYFAGVNFGLTFIAAMLCVVFAPTAAGPGIPEIKAYLNGVDTPNMFGAPQLIVKIIGSICAVSSGLDLGKEGPLVHIGACLANLLSQGGSGRHRLRLRWLRYFDNDRDRRDLITCGASSGVCAAFRAPVGGVLFALEEVATWWRSALLWRTFFSTATVVVVLRGFIEVCRNGRCGLFGEGGLILFDVGDVAVRYHAGDLLPVTIVGVLGGVLGALYNHVLHKVLRVYNLINEKGRAAKLALALAVCALTSALLYVTPFAVPCTPCDPAFGGACPTLGKSGNFKRFNCPEGHYNDLATLLHATNVDATRNIFSTGTAGEFRLDSLLIFFAVYCVLGLFTFGIAVPSGLFLPIILMGSAYGRVTALVLSRFARIDHGLYAVLGAAALMSGSMRMTVSLVVIFLELTNNLLLLPITMFVLLIAKTVGDAFNPSIYEIILDLKGLPFLEAKPEPWMKDLTVGELAAAKPRAVALQVVERVSTVVEALRATRHNGFPVLDRPRPGVSELHGLVLRSHLVAALRKRWFLPERRRTEEWEAREMFSSAELADKCGGVDELEISPEEMGMYVDLHPLTNTTPYTVVETMSVAKAVVLFRSVALRHMLIMPKFQGPEISPIVGILTRQDLIAHNILGAFPHLASKRKTH